Proteins from a genomic interval of Heteronotia binoei isolate CCM8104 ecotype False Entrance Well chromosome 5, APGP_CSIRO_Hbin_v1, whole genome shotgun sequence:
- the THUMPD3 gene encoding tRNA (guanine(6)-N2)-methyltransferase THUMP3: MSEVEEAIETLSEMNLGDACKQLGEDKEASPNASCKDIVVTIGATVPTGFELTAADEVQEKLGSQSRISKDRGKIYFEIPVNSLPQVHQLRSVDNLFVVVQEFKDYQFKETKEEALKDLEDLAKKLPWIDPLQVWKLNTSLKKKKTRQKKGNQQSNTKKQKLEGDVKEERTVKGFHEPLQNISGLASAEIQDPQKTDEIVQPNEDEQCDFKEESASSGGNASGDCKKSDMEGQVLKFRVTCNRAGEKHSFTSNEAARDFGGAVQDFFQWKADMTNFDVEVLLNIHNNEVVVGIALTEESLHRRNITHFGPTTLRSTLAYGMLRLCDPQPADIIIDPMCGTGAIPIEGAAEWPNCFHIAGDNNPQAVKRTANNISSLLKQIQSKESSSSGKPIDNIQWDICSLPLRTGSVDVIVTDMPFGKRIGSKKKNWDLYPACLMEMGRICRPRTGRAVLLTQDRKCFAKALSKMGHIWRKSHTIWVNVGGLHAAVYLLKRSGEKNEEMKSKW; the protein is encoded by the exons ATGTCTGAAGTTGAAGAGGCCATAGAGACATTATCTGAAATGAACCTTGGTGATGCATGTAAACAGCTCGGCGAGGACAAGGAAGCCAGTCCAAATGCAAGCTGTAAAGATATTGTGGTCACTATTGGAGCTACTGTACCAACTGGCTTTGAGCTGACTGCTGCAGATGAAGTGCAAGAGAAACTAGGGTCACAGTCTAGAATTAGCAAGGACCGAGGAAAAATCTATTTTGAAATTCCTGTAAACAGTCTTCCACAG GTACACCAGTTAAGATCAGTGGACAATTTATTTGTTGTAGTTCAGGAGTTCAAAGATTATCAGTTCAAAGAAACAaag GAAGAAGCTCTAAAGGATTTAGAAGATCTAGCTAAGAAACTGCCTTGGATTGATCCTTTGCAAGTATGGAAGCTAAATACAAGccttaagaaaaagaaaacaagacaGAAAAAGGGCAATCAACAGAGTAATACAAAGAAACAGAAACTGGAGGGTGATGTAAAAGAAGAGCGAACTGTAAAAGGGTTCCATGAGCCTCTGCAAAATATTTCAGGCTTGGCATCTGCTGAAATACAGGATCCCCAGAAAACTGATGAAATAGTACAGCCAAATGAAGATGAACAATGTGATTTTAAAGAAGAGAGTGCATCCAGTGGTGGAAATGCATCTGGTGACTGCAAGAAGAGTGATATGGAAGGTCAGGTGCTAAAGTTCCGGGTGACATGCAACAGAGCTGGTGAGAAGCACAGCTTTACATCAAATGAGGCAGCAAGAGATTTTGGAGGAGCTGTTCAAGATTTTTTCCAGTGGAAAGCAGACATGACTAATTTTGATGTGGAG GTTCTTCTGAACATTCACAATAATGAAGTTGTAGTGGGGATTGCCTTAACAGAAGAGAGTCTTCATAGAAGAAATATTACACATTTTGGTCCCACAACCCTTCGATCTACTCTAGCATATGGTATGCTCAG GCTTTGTGATCCTCAGCCAGCTGATATAATAATTGATCCAATGTGTGGAACAGGTGCCATACCAATAGAG GGGGCTGCTGAATGGCCTAATTGCTTTCACATTGCTGGGGATAACAATCCACAGGCTGTGAAGAGAACAGCAAATAATATCTCCTCTTTGCTGAAGCAAATTCAAAGCAAAGAAAG CTCATCTAGTGGCAAACCCATAGATAACATACAGTGGGATATCTGCAGTCTCCCATTAAGAACTGGCTCTGTAGATGTCATTGTGACAGATATGCCATTTGGAAAGAG AATAGGGTCTAAGAAAAAGAATTGGGATCTCTACCCAGCCTGCCTTATGGAGATGGGTCGGATCTGCAGGCCGAGAACTGGCAGAGCTGTGCTGCTGACTCAGGATAGGAAATGTTTTGCCAAG GCCTTGTCCAAAATGGGACACATATGGCGAAAGTCTCACACAATCTGGGTGAATGTTGGGGGACTCCATGCTGCTGTGTATCTTCTGAAACGCAGTGGAGAAAAAAATGAAGAGATGAAATCAAAGTGGTAA
- the VHL gene encoding von Hippel-Lindau disease tumor suppressor, whose translation MPQKPEEEEEEEAGRGDLRRLRSVNTREPCQVIFCNRSPRLVSPIWLDFDGKPRPYPNLQPGTGRRMHSYLEHLWLFRDAGTDDRLQVNEAELFVATRNMNGQPILANITLPVFTLKERCLQVVRTLVKPVDYRKLDIVKSLYEDLEDHPDIRKDLQRLSLERSEMRRN comes from the exons ATGCCGCAGAAGcccgaagaggaggaggaggaggaggcaggccgGGGAGACTTGCGACGTCTGCGTTCGGTAAACACGCGAGAGCCTTGTCAGGTCATTTTTTGCAACCGCAGCCCGCGTTTGGTGAGCCCCATCTGGCTGGACTTCGATGGGAAACCGCGCCCCTATCCGAACCTGCAGCCAGGCACAGGACGCCGGATGCACAGCTACTTGG AACATCTTTGGTTGTTCAGAGATGCAGGGACAGATGATCGTCTGCAGGTCAATGAGGCAGAGCTGTTTGTGGCCACGCGCAATATGAATGGACAGCCCATATTGGCAAACATTACATTACCAG TGTTCACTCTGAAGGAGAGATGTCTTCAGGTTGTCCGTACCTTGGTGAAACCAGTGGATTACAGAAAACTAGACATTGTTAAGTCACTATATGAAGATCTAGAAGATCATCCTGACATTAGGAAGGATCTTCAGCGGCTTTCCTTGGAAAGAAGTGAAATGCGAAGGAATTAA